The stretch of DNA CATCCGCACCTTCAAGGGCAAGACGGTCGTCATCAAGTACGGTGGGCATGCGATGACCGATGGGCCGCTGAAAGAGCGATTCGCCCAGAATGTGGTGCTGCTGAAGTATGTCGGGCTCAACCCCGTGATCGTGCATGGCGGTGGTCCGCAAATCGATCAGATGCTGGATCGATTGGGAATGGTCGCGAAGTTTCGGCATGGGGTGCGAGTCACCGACGCGGCGACGATGGAAATTGTCGAGATGGTATTGGCCGGCCGGATCAATATGGAAATCGTCGACCTCTTGAATCGACACGGTGGACAGGCAGTCGGACTCAGCGGCAAGGACGGCGGGTTGATGTTGACCAAGGCCCTGACGGCGAAGGCCTGGGCGGAAAGCATAGAAAAGGACCTCGACTCGGATGATGCGGATGCCGACTTCGGGTTTGTCGGCGATGTGAAGTCGATTGATCCCACGTTGCTCTTGAAGCTCCAGGAAGATAATTACATTCCTGTGATCGCGCCGATCGGAACAGACCGGGAAGGCAGTACGTACAACATCAACGCCGATCTGGTGGCGGGCGCGATTGCCGCCGCGTTGAAGGCGGAAAAACTCGTGATGTTGACCGATGTGAAGGGCATCCGCGATGCCAATGGCCGCCACCTGCCGACGGTCTCCCGTAAGGATGTGCAGCGGATGGTGAAGCGTGGCACGATCAGCGAGGGCATGTTGCCGAAAGTGCACGCCTGCCTGGATGCCTTGGCCGGCGGCGTGGGGAAGGCGCACATCATCGACGGTCGTACGCCCCATGCCATTCTGTTGGAAATCTTCACCCACAAGGGGATCGGCACAGAGATCGTGGCGTAGTCGTTGATGACGCGGTGCTTCAACGATCCGCAGATGGAGGTCGTAGCGTGGACCCCTGCGTGGTGTCACGATGCCGTGCTGGCTGGTGGTTTCCAATTGCGGCGAATCTCGGCCGGCCGCACTCCCATCAAATGCGATCGGTTGACCCTCAATCTGATGAGCCCGGTTGTCGTCGGCGCCGGCACAGCGGCAACAGGTTTGGCCGGTATGGAGCATCATGGTTCGTAAACTGAAGACCGTGGGGACTGACGTTCGGCAGGCGATGAAGGATATTTTCGCGTGCCTCGACTATGCGCGATTGGGGCCGATCTATTGCGACGAAGGCGGGGATGAATTTTGGGCGGTGAAACGCGGGCTCTGTCAACGTCTTGGTCTGAAACTCGCGAAGGCGCTGGTGTCGCGACTTCGCTCGGGGGGTGCCAGTTTGTACGTGGGGGCCGGGGTGGCGGAGATTCCGCTGCTCGCGATGGAAACGCTGGATCTCAGGCGACGCGCGGTCGCCTGCAATCTGCGGAAACAGGAAGTGCTGATTCTCAATCGAGCCTGCGTCGGGTTCCCGATACGATTTGAGCATCGCGATGCCGGTTCTGTGAAAGACCGGGTGGACCACCTCTGGCTGGTCAGTGTGCTGAACGATCCCGAACGGTTCCCGGAGCTGTCGGCGTTGTCCTACGGGCGTGCGAATCCGGTGACGTTCGATGCGCGCAAGTTCCTGCCGCAGCAGCGCGCGGTGGCCACATTGGTGGATCGTTGCTTAAGCCGATTGATGATTCCGGGATTGGTGACGACGACGGTCGAGGAAGCGGTGTGGGTCGCTGAATGGTGTCATCGTCGAGGCATCCGTTACCGGATCGACCGCCAGACATTCGCATCACCGACGGTGGGTGATCCCATTTGCCTCATGCGGCTCGGGTAAAAAACGAACGGCCGAAGGCGCTTGGGTGTGCGGATCGTGCTAGACCCAGAATCCGGGGCGAAGCTTATCGGGACCAGAGAGGTACTGGCGGGAATAGCGGATGTAGTTTTGCGCGGATTCTCGGATCCAGGCGAGCTCTTGCTCGGTCACAGAACGTTTTACTTTGGCCGGCGAGCCCAGGATGAGACTCTTGGGCGGAACGACGGTGCCTTCGGTGATCAATGCGCCGGCGCCGACTACCGAGTCTTCACCGATGACCGCCCCGTCCATGATGATGGCGCCCATTCCGACCAGCACACGGTTCTGAATGGTGCAGCCATGCAAGACCACGTGGTGCCCGATGGTCACGTCGTCGCCGATGATGAGCGGATGCGTGTCGTGGGTGACATGCAACATGCAGAGATCCTGCACGTTCGTTCGGTGCCCGATGCGAATGTAGTTCACGTCGCCGCGAATGACGGCATGAAACCATGCGCTGCATTCGTCGCCCATCACGACGTCGCCGATGACCACGGCGGTCTCTTCGATAAAGCAGGACTGCGGGATAGTCGGGGTGATGCCCTGAAACGTGCGGATCATACGCTCAATCTAGGATAGCTACAGCGGAATAGCAAGAGACCTCGTTTGACAGACTTTTCTGCCCTCTCGTAGACTGCCAGGTTATGGCCTCATCATTGATTACTCCATCACGCGCGAAACGCACCAAGCCCACGATCGGTTTTGTGAACCTCGGGTGTTCCAAAAACCAGGTGGATTCGGAAGTCATGCTCGGCACGTTGGTGGCCGGCGGTTTTCAACTCACCGGCGACGCGCGAGCCGCGGAAGTCGTGATTATTAATACCTGCGGCTTTATCGAAGAGGCCAAGCAGGAATCGATCAATAGCATCATCGAGCATGGGCGCTTGAAGAAGTCCGGATCCTGCCGCGTGTTGATTGCCGCCGGGTGCCTCGCGCAGCGGTACCAGGGTGAACTGTTGAAAGAGTTGCCCGAGTTGGACGGCGTCGTAGGGACGGGCGAGTTCGGGCGTATTGCGGAAATCTGCCGCAGTCTGTTGGCGCCGAAAGCCCGTCAGCAGCGACTCTGGATTGGACAACCGCCCTATCTGTACGATGCCGAGACGCCGCGCATTCGCCTCGGAACTCCCCACAGCGCCTATCTCAAAATTGCCGAAGGTTGTAACCGGAACTGCGCCTTCTGCGCGATTCCCATCATGCGAGGGAAGCAGCGGAGCCGTCCGATTGAGTCGATTGTGGCTGAGGCCGAACGGTTGGTGCAGGAAGGAGTGAAGGAGCTCAACCTGATCTCCCAGGACACGATCAATTACGGCGTGGATCTTGGATTGAAACAGGGGCTCACGGCGCTGCTTCGCGAACTGGTGACGGTGAAGGATGTGCGCTGGATCCGGCCCTTCTATCTGTATCCGCAACAGGTGACGGATGAGTTGCTGAGTCTCTATGCTGGAGAGGAGCGCATTACGAAGTACCTCGACATGCCTCTGCAACATATCAGCGACGGGATGTTGAAGCGGATGCACCGGTTGGGAGACCGCAAACACGTCACCAAACTAGTCGAACGTATTCGAACCAAGATTCCTGGCGTCTTTTTCAGGACGGCGTTTATCGTCGGATTTCCCGGTGAGACCGATGCCATGTTCGAGGAACTCAAACAATTCATCCTCGAGATGGAATTCGATCGCGTGGCGGTATTTCTCTATTCCGATGAAGAGGGCACATCGGCTGTCGATCTTGACCGGAAAGTCGACCAGGCGGTCATGGAAGAGCGGCGCAATGAATTGCTGGCCTTGCAAGAATCTATTTCAGAAGCCAAGAATCGTGACTACCTCGGCCGTACAATGGAGGTCCTTGTGGATGGGATCTCTGAAGAATCTGACCGGCTGCTTGAAGCCAGGCATGAAGGGCTGGCACCTGAGATTGACGGGGTGGTCTTCTGTGATCGCGCTGCGGCGAAGCCGGGTGAGTTTGTTTCAGTCACCATCACCGATGTGGCCGGGTATGACTTGATTGCCCAGGCGGCTGGTCGGGTCGACTCTCCAGCTTCTTCTCCGACTGCTCCCACGCTGCTCATGCCCAAAAAAGCCGGAGCAGGCTACCGATAAGCCTGCGCTCACCAGTAGCCCGCTCCTACAGCCGCTCTTAGATTGTTGCGCTGAGATAGAGTGACGCGCCTCGTCGATTGACCAGGACTAGCACGGTTTGCCCTTTCTTGAGGTCAGAGGCAGCCCGGTCGAAATCTTTCATCGAAGTGACCGGTTTGCGGTTAATCTCCCGGATCACGTCACCTGGCATCAATCCCGCCCGCTCCGCGTCGCTCTCAGGCTCGATGGTTGTGACGACGACGCCTTGAATCTTCCCTTTCAGTCCAAGTTCCTGAGCGGTTTCCCGATCCAACTCCTGTACGGCGAGTCCGGCCAGCGGCTGTTCCGATGGAACGGCCTCCGCCTTGGCCACCTGCGGGTTGTCGGGGAGCTCACCGATGGTTACGGACAAATCTTTCTCGTGGCCATCCCGCATCACTGTCACGGTCGCTTTGCTGCCGACCGAGCTTCGGGTGACGGCGCGTTGGAGTGTTACGGCATCCTCGATCGCGGTTCCCTGATAGGACACGATCACGTCGCCCTGTTTCAGGCCGGCCTTGTCTGCCGGTCCTTCCTCTTTCACGTCGGTGACGATGGCGCCATGATTTCCTTTGACGTTGAACGACTTGGCCAACTCCTGATTGAGATCCTGTATCCCGATACCCATAAACCCGCGTACGACCTTCCCCGTCTTGACCAGACTCTCGTAGATGGGTTTACTCATGCTCGTGGAGACGGCGAAGCCCACGCCCTGGTAGCCGCCGGTCTGAGAGAAGATGGCCGTGTTGATGCCGATCAACTCACCCTTGGTATTCACCAGCGCGCCGCCGCTGTTGCCTGGATTGATGGCGGCATCGGTTTGGATGAAATCTTCGTACTGCGTAATTCCCATATGTCCACGGCCCAGGGCGCTCACGATGCCCAGGGTGACCGTGGAGTTCAGCCCAAACGGGTTCCCGACGGCTAGGACGTATTCACCGACCTGAAGACGGCCGGAGTCGCCCCATGGGATTGTCGGCAGCTGAGTGCCGTCGATCTTGACCACGGCGATATCGCTCT from Nitrospira sp. encodes:
- the argB gene encoding acetylglutamate kinase encodes the protein MNKLIKKADVLIEALPYIRTFKGKTVVIKYGGHAMTDGPLKERFAQNVVLLKYVGLNPVIVHGGGPQIDQMLDRLGMVAKFRHGVRVTDAATMEIVEMVLAGRINMEIVDLLNRHGGQAVGLSGKDGGLMLTKALTAKAWAESIEKDLDSDDADADFGFVGDVKSIDPTLLLKLQEDNYIPVIAPIGTDREGSTYNINADLVAGAIAAALKAEKLVMLTDVKGIRDANGRHLPTVSRKDVQRMVKRGTISEGMLPKVHACLDALAGGVGKAHIIDGRTPHAILLEIFTHKGIGTEIVA
- a CDS encoding gamma carbonic anhydrase family protein, with translation MIRTFQGITPTIPQSCFIEETAVVIGDVVMGDECSAWFHAVIRGDVNYIRIGHRTNVQDLCMLHVTHDTHPLIIGDDVTIGHHVVLHGCTIQNRVLVGMGAIIMDGAVIGEDSVVGAGALITEGTVVPPKSLILGSPAKVKRSVTEQELAWIRESAQNYIRYSRQYLSGPDKLRPGFWV
- the rimO gene encoding 30S ribosomal protein S12 methylthiotransferase RimO, whose amino-acid sequence is MASSLITPSRAKRTKPTIGFVNLGCSKNQVDSEVMLGTLVAGGFQLTGDARAAEVVIINTCGFIEEAKQESINSIIEHGRLKKSGSCRVLIAAGCLAQRYQGELLKELPELDGVVGTGEFGRIAEICRSLLAPKARQQRLWIGQPPYLYDAETPRIRLGTPHSAYLKIAEGCNRNCAFCAIPIMRGKQRSRPIESIVAEAERLVQEGVKELNLISQDTINYGVDLGLKQGLTALLRELVTVKDVRWIRPFYLYPQQVTDELLSLYAGEERITKYLDMPLQHISDGMLKRMHRLGDRKHVTKLVERIRTKIPGVFFRTAFIVGFPGETDAMFEELKQFILEMEFDRVAVFLYSDEEGTSAVDLDRKVDQAVMEERRNELLALQESISEAKNRDYLGRTMEVLVDGISEESDRLLEARHEGLAPEIDGVVFCDRAAAKPGEFVSVTITDVAGYDLIAQAAGRVDSPASSPTAPTLLMPKKAGAGYR
- a CDS encoding DegQ family serine endoprotease translates to MKRPLQSVSAIAGIAALGAALIWSYLPLTTSHASNPSPAADDRPATIAGGLPAAGFTDVAKNVTPAVVNITTSGAEEVSDSSRPRGRMEDFFGSPFGPRRFGPPMEPRERRGGGQGSGVIVTPDGYVLTNNHVIAGAKTVTVTLPDKREFKGQIVGSDPKSDIAVVKIDGTQLPTIPWGDSGRLQVGEYVLAVGNPFGLNSTVTLGIVSALGRGHMGITQYEDFIQTDAAINPGNSGGALVNTKGELIGINTAIFSQTGGYQGVGFAVSTSMSKPIYESLVKTGKVVRGFMGIGIQDLNQELAKSFNVKGNHGAIVTDVKEEGPADKAGLKQGDVIVSYQGTAIEDAVTLQRAVTRSSVGSKATVTVMRDGHEKDLSVTIGELPDNPQVAKAEAVPSEQPLAGLAVQELDRETAQELGLKGKIQGVVVTTIEPESDAERAGLMPGDVIREINRKPVTSMKDFDRAASDLKKGQTVLVLVNRRGASLYLSATI